The following proteins come from a genomic window of Galactobacillus timonensis:
- a CDS encoding cell division protein SepF: MAFSIFETSDDRDDEKESSAKMDEKVVLYTPASFDEAQSMADSLKEGHAIVVNLTKLDATQAQRTIDFLTGIAYAINGKIQAVGTRVILCNPKNMDVDGTISLE, from the coding sequence ATGGCTTTTTCTATTTTTGAGACTTCGGATGATCGGGATGATGAAAAGGAATCTTCCGCCAAAATGGATGAGAAGGTTGTCCTTTATACGCCGGCTTCCTTTGATGAGGCACAGTCGATGGCTGACAGCCTGAAGGAGGGGCATGCGATCGTAGTCAACCTGACGAAGCTTGATGCGACGCAGGCGCAGCGTACGATTGATTTTCTGACAGGGATTGCCTATGCGATCAACGGCAAGATTCAGGCGGTCGGTACGCGTGTGATTCTTTGCAATCCGAAGAATATGGACGTCGACGGGACGATCAGTCTGGAATGA